A single Caretta caretta isolate rCarCar2 chromosome 2, rCarCar1.hap1, whole genome shotgun sequence DNA region contains:
- the PDIA4 gene encoding protein disulfide-isomerase A4, giving the protein MNVSKVCLLVLLLGLAQLAILARCQEEEQGGESVTKDDEDDDDDDDDDDDEDDDDDDSEVKEENGVLVLNDANFDTFIADKDTVLLEFYAPWCGHCKQFAPEYEKIAKTLKENDPPIPVAKIDATAATAVAGRFEVSGYPTIKILKKGQTVDYDGSRTEDAIVTKVREVSDPNWTPPPEATLVLTKDNFDEEVNDADIMLVEFYAPWCGHCKRLTPEYEKAAQELSKRTPPIPLAKVDAIAETDLAKKFDVSGYPTLKIFRKGKPFDYNGPREKYGIVDYMIDQAGPPSKQIQATKQVQEFLKDGDDVIIIGIFNGEMDKAYQLYQDAANGLREDYKFHHTFSSEIAKFLKVTPGKLVVMQPEKFQSKHEPKMNILDLKDSTDGSEIKDHVAKHALPLVGHRKTSNDAKRYAKRPLVVIYYTVDFSFDYRVATQYWRSKVLEVAKDFPEYTFAISDEEDYSSEIKDLGLIDSGEDINAAILDEGGKKYAMEPEEFDSDVLKEFILAFKKGKLKSIVKSQPVPKNNKGPVKIVVGKTFDTIVMDPKTDVLIEFYAPWCGHCKQLEPMYTELGKKYKNQKNLVIAKMDATANDMTDDHYKVEGFPTIYFAPSNNKKNPIKFEGGNRDLEHLSKFVEEHATKLTRTKEEL; this is encoded by the exons ATGAATGTCAGTAAAGTCTGCCTGTTAGTGCTTCTCCTGGGGCTGGCTCAGCTTGCTATATTAGCAAGATGCCAAGAAGAAGAACAAGGTGGAG AATCTGTTACAAAAGATGATGAGGATGACGATGATGATGACGACGACGACGAcgatgaggatgatgatgatgatgattctgAAGTTAAAGAAGAAAATGGTGTTTTAGTTCTGAACGATGCAAACTTCGATACCTTTATTGCAGACAAAGACACCGTGCTGTTGGAGTTCTATGCACCATG GTGTGGGCACTGCAAGCAGTTTGCTCCAGAATATGAAAAGATAGCCAAAACGCTGAAGGAAAATGACCCTCCCATTCCAGTTGCCAAAATAGATGCTACTGCAGCCACTGCTGTGGCAGGTCGTTTTGAAGTTAGCGGCTATCCAACCATCAAAATTCTGAAGAAGGGGCAGACAGTTGATTATGATGGATCCCGAACAGAAGATG CAATTGTGACTAAAGTTAGAGAGGTTTCGGATCCAAATTGGACCCCTCCACCAGAAGCTACGCTGGTGTTGACCAAAGATAACTTTGATGAAGAAGTGAATGATGCTGACATAATGCTGGTGGAGTTCTATGCCCCATG GTGTGGACATTGCAAAAGGCTCACTCCAGAGTATGAGAAAGCTGCCCAGGAGCTCAGCAAACGCACACCCCCAATTCCTCTAGCTAAAGTGGATGCCATTGCTGAAACAGATCTCGCAAAGAAGTTTGACGTCTCTGGCTATCCAACTCTGAAAATCTTCCGCAAGGGCAAGCCTTTTGACTACAATGGCCCACGAGAAAAATATG GTATTGTTGATTACATGATTGATCAGGCTGGTCCTCCATCCAAACAGATTCAGGCTACCAAACAGGTACAAGAATTTCTGAAGGATGGTGATGATGTCATAATCATTGGCATCTTTAATGGAGAGATGGACAAAGCCTACCAGCTGTATCAAGATGCTG CTAATGGTTTAAGAGAAGATTACAAGTTTCACCACACCTTCAGCAGTGAGATCGCAAAATTCTTGAAAGTGACTCCTGGAAAACTGGTGGTCATGCAACctgaaaaatttcagtcaaaacacgagcccaaaatgaatattttggaTCTTAAA gatTCTACTGATGGGTCTGAAATAAAGGATCACGTGGCAAAACATGCTTTGCCACTCGTTGGTCATCGCAAGACCTCCAATGATGCTAAGAGATATGCTAAGCGTCCTCTAGTGGTTATCTACTATACTGTAGACTTTAGTTTTGATTATCGTGTTG CTACCCAGTACTGGAGAAGCAAAGTCTTAGAGGTGGCCAAAGACTTCCCTGAATATACTTTTGCCATTTCTGATGAGGAGGATTATTCTTCTGAAATAAAGGATCTGGGGCTGATTGACAGTGGGGAAGATATTAACGCTGCAATCCTGGATGAGGGTGGCAAGAAATATGCCATGGAACCAGAGGAGTTTGACTCTGATGTGCTCAAGGAATTCATTTTGGCATTCAAAAAAG GAAAACTGAAATCTATTGTGAAATCCCAGCCAGTACCAAAAAATAACAAAGGGCCTGTGAAGATTGTGGTGGGTAAAACATTCGACACCATAGTAATGGATCCAAAGACTGATGTCCTAATAGAGTTCTATGCTCCCTGGTGTGGACACTGCAAGCAGCTGGAACCTATGTACACTGAGCTGGGTAAAAAATACAAGAACCAGAAAAACCTAGTCATTGCCAAGATGGATGCTACTGCCAATGATATGACAGATGATCACTACAAAGTGGAAGGATTTCCCACCATCTATTTTGCTcccagcaacaacaaaaagaacCCTATTAAATTTGAAGGCGGGAATAGAGACTTAGAGCATTTGAGTAAATTTGTAGAGGAACATGCAACCAAACTAACCAGGACAAAAGAAGAGCTTTAG